A window of the Brassica napus cultivar Da-Ae chromosome C5, Da-Ae, whole genome shotgun sequence genome harbors these coding sequences:
- the LOC125587382 gene encoding protein RALF-like 1 has translation MAKSFSLFPTVMIVSIFLIISSPLIQAGLTDDLKGLEWSSTGVHGSSGCYGSIADCIGTEEEEMDSEINRRILATTKYISYQALKRNSVPCSRRGASYYNCQNGAQANPYSRGCSAIARCRS, from the coding sequence atggCCAAGTCTTTTTCTCTGTTCCCAACCGTTATGATAGTCAGCATCTTCTTAATCATCTCTTCACCTCTGATCCAAGCCGGCCTCACCGATGACCTCAAGGGTCTAGAATGGTCCTCGACGGGAGTCCATGGCTCCTCAGGCTGCTACGGTTCAATAGCAGATTGTATCGGAACAGAGGAAGAGGAGATGGACTCAGAGATCAACAGAAGAATATTGGCGACAACAAAGTACATAAGCTATCAAGCTTTGAAGCGGAACAGTGTCCCTTGTTCGAGAAGAGGGGCGTCTTATTACAATTGCCAGAACGGAGCTCAGGCTAATCCTTATAGTCGTGGTTGCAGTGCTATTGCTCGTTGTAGGAGTTAG
- the LOC125587381 gene encoding glutathione S-transferase F6-like, translating to MAGIKVFGHPASTATRRVLIALHEKKLDFELVHIDLKDGEHKKEPFLSRNPFGKIPAFEDGDFKLFESRAITQYIAHEYADKGNQLLSPGSKNMAILAMGMEIEAHEFDSVASKLGWEQIFKNFFGLTTDQAVVKEEEVKLGKVLDNYEARLGESKYLACDHFTLVDLHHIPVIQYLLGTPTKKLFDERPHVSAWVADITSRPSSQKILL from the exons ATGGCAGGAATCAAAGTTTTTGGCCACCCTGCTTCTACAGCCACGAGACGAGTTCTCATCGCTCTGCACGAGAAAAAACTCGACTTCGAGCTTGTTCATATCGACCTCAAAGATGGTGAACACAAGAAAGAGCCTTTCCTCTCCCGCAAC CCTTTTGGTAAAATTCCAGCCTTTGAAGATGGAGACTTCAAGCTTTTCG AATCAAGAGCAATTACTCAATACATAGCTCATGAATACGCGGACAAAGGAAACCAACTTCTCTCGCCTGGATCCAAGAACATGGCAATCTTGGCCATGGGGATGGAAATAGAAGCTCATGAGTTTGACTCAGTTGCTTCAAAGCTTGGTTGGGAACAAATCTTCAAGAACTTCTTTGGTTTGACTACAGACCAAGCTGTTGTTAAAGAAGAAGAGGTTAAGTTAGGCAAAGTGCTTGACAACTACGAAGCTAGGCTTGGTGAGTCTAAGTATTTGGCTTGTGATCACTTCACTTTGGTCGATCTTCACCATATCCCTGTGATTCAGTACTTGCTTGGTACTCCAACTAAGAAGCTCTTTGATGAGCGTCCACATGTCAGTGCTTGGGTTGCTGACATCACTTCTAGGCCTTCTTCTCAGAAGATCCTCCTTTaa
- the LOC106400410 gene encoding glutathione S-transferase F5-like — protein MSFSRLLVTLSLMMMMSISNEPFALAHKEEYKIYGFPYSASTWRVLAVLHEKGLSYYPITVNLRTGEQKKPSFLSINPFGQVPVLLDGHLKLTESRAISLYIENTHRSRGSKLLNHKNYKKMGIETMWMYIESFEFDPPATTLTFEQAIKPMTGLKTDYKVVNETEPQLEKVLDIYEERLKISRFLAGNRFTLADLFHLPNIEYLMNTTTKRLFENRPNVHRWVAKIMARPAWRKACDANAWYNEMEN, from the exons ATGAGTTTCTCTAGATTGTTGGTAACGCTTTCTCTCATGATGATGATGTCCATTTCTAATGAACCATTCGCATTAGCTCACAAAGAAG AGTACAAGATATATGGCTTTCCTTACTCCGCCAGCACTTGGCGCGTCTTGGCTGTTCTACATGAGAAAGGCCTCTCTTACTATCCCATCACCGTTAACTTGAGAACCGGTGAGCAGAAGAAGCCAAGTTTTCTCTCTATTAAT CCATTTGGTCAAGTCCCAGTTTTACTAGACGGACATCTAAAGTTAACTG AATCCCGAGCCATATCACTATACATCGAGAATACTCATAGATCAAGAGGCTCAAAACTCCTGAATCACAAAAACTACAAGAAAATGGGAATAGAAACAATGTGGATGTATATCGAATCTTTTGAGTTCGATCCACCCGCAACGACACTCACTTTCGAGCAAGCCATCAAGCCTATGACAGGTCTAAAGACGGACTATAAAGTTGTAAATGAAACCGAGCCGCAGCTAGAGAAGGTTCTAGATATCTACGAAGAACGACTGAAAATTTCGAGGTTCTTGGCTGGTAACAGATTCACATTAGCTGATCTTTTTCATCTTCCTAATATAGAGTACCTTATGAACACAACTACAAAGAGACTGTTCGAGAACCGGCCTAACGTACACAGGTGGGTGGCTAAGATTATGGCTAGACCGGCTTGGAGGAAAGCTTGTGACGCCAACGCCTGGTACAATGAGATGGAGAATTAA